From the Acidicapsa ligni genome, one window contains:
- a CDS encoding Crp/Fnr family transcriptional regulator has translation MAVTNDVFDAQEYLARGGFGKTILQTKKNEAIFCQGETGDTVYYLQKGKVRLSVVSPTGKEATIAILGAGHFLGEECITSEQPMRTSSSKALTDCTLLRIRRQEMIRVLLEEPAMSRLFTRYLISRNTRMQADLVDQLFNSSEKRLARTLLLLSQTGKDGESLAALPKISQETLADMVGTTRSRVSFFMNRFRKMGFIEYSGLNRIHVNSSLLSLVPLQ, from the coding sequence ATGGCTGTTACCAATGATGTATTCGATGCGCAGGAATATCTTGCCAGAGGTGGATTCGGAAAGACTATCCTCCAAACCAAGAAGAACGAAGCAATCTTTTGCCAGGGCGAGACAGGCGACACTGTCTACTATCTGCAGAAGGGCAAAGTCAGGCTCAGCGTGGTTTCTCCTACTGGCAAAGAGGCGACAATTGCCATTCTCGGAGCTGGCCATTTTCTCGGTGAAGAGTGCATCACATCTGAGCAACCGATGCGCACCTCATCCTCAAAAGCGCTGACGGATTGCACCTTGCTGCGAATTCGCAGGCAGGAGATGATTCGTGTGCTGCTGGAAGAACCTGCGATGTCGCGGCTCTTTACGCGCTATCTGATCTCACGCAATACGCGCATGCAGGCCGATCTCGTGGATCAGCTCTTTAATTCAAGCGAGAAGCGGCTGGCGCGCACGCTGCTGCTGCTATCGCAGACGGGCAAGGATGGCGAGTCGCTTGCCGCGCTGCCGAAGATCAGCCAGGAGACACTCGCGGACATGGTGGGAACGACCCGCTCACGTGTGAGCTTTTTCATGAACCGATTCCGCAAAATGGGATTCATTGAGTACAGCGGATTGAATCGGATCCACGTGAATAGCTCATTGCTTTCACTCGTTCCTCTCCAGTAA
- a CDS encoding antibiotic biosynthesis monooxygenase family protein, with translation MFVILWQFDIAEDKVPAFEAAYGVAGTWATLFGLSPEYLGTELLKDAYVPGRYATIDRWQSEDAYRAFRKQHDADYEAQDRACDSLTDTETRIGAFFA, from the coding sequence ATGTTCGTCATACTGTGGCAATTCGACATCGCGGAAGATAAAGTCCCGGCTTTTGAGGCAGCATACGGAGTCGCAGGCACTTGGGCGACGCTCTTCGGTCTTTCCCCGGAATACCTGGGCACCGAACTGCTCAAAGACGCCTACGTTCCCGGCCGTTACGCCACCATCGATCGCTGGCAAAGCGAAGACGCCTACCGCGCCTTCCGCAAACAGCATGATGCGGACTACGAAGCCCAGGATCGCGCCTGCGACTCACTCACCGACACAGAGACGCGCATCGGCGCCTTCTTCGCGTAA
- a CDS encoding aminotransferase, with protein MSTDLFHAETPVSDLPSMDRASVLHPSTSIADFATGKVPTTIIDTASGIRIRDTHGKELIDAFAGLYCVNIGYGRTEVADAIARQAHQMAYYHAYAGHSTEELIRLSDRLIRMAPASSNGGKMSRVFYGTSGSDANETNAKLVWYYHNLIGRPKKKRIIARERAYHGNTVMAGSMTGLNFYHHFMDLPVSAILRTRAPHYYFGAEPGETEEQFSSRRASELEAMILREDPETIGAFIGEPVLGTGGLVPPPAGYWAAIQAVLKKYEILLIADEVITGFGRTGRMFGSQLYDIQPDLITIAKGLTSAYAPLSGVILGERVYNALEAGSAEAGVFSHGYTYTGHPISVAAANANLDILERENLTQNAAEVGDYMLSALHNAFDGLPITGEVRGVGLMLAVEFVADPATKQRLNPEHKVAYRISTLARENGLITRAMPQSEALGFAPPLVLTRAEADQIVDIAAASTRQVIEELTNEGKLA; from the coding sequence ATGAGCACCGACCTTTTCCACGCCGAAACTCCCGTTTCAGATCTGCCATCGATGGATCGCGCATCCGTCCTCCATCCTTCGACCAGCATCGCGGATTTCGCAACCGGCAAAGTCCCCACCACCATCATCGACACCGCTAGCGGCATTCGCATTCGCGATACGCACGGCAAGGAACTGATCGACGCATTCGCAGGCCTCTACTGCGTCAACATCGGCTACGGACGCACCGAAGTGGCCGACGCCATCGCGCGTCAGGCCCATCAAATGGCGTATTACCACGCCTACGCAGGCCACTCCACCGAAGAGCTCATTCGCCTCTCCGATCGCCTCATCAGGATGGCCCCGGCTTCCTCCAATGGCGGCAAGATGAGCAGGGTTTTCTACGGCACCTCTGGCTCGGATGCCAATGAAACCAACGCCAAACTCGTCTGGTACTACCACAATCTCATCGGCAGGCCAAAGAAGAAACGCATCATCGCCCGCGAACGCGCGTATCACGGCAACACCGTGATGGCAGGCTCCATGACCGGCCTGAACTTCTATCACCACTTCATGGATTTACCTGTCTCCGCAATCCTCCGCACCCGAGCGCCGCACTACTACTTCGGCGCTGAACCCGGCGAAACAGAAGAGCAATTCTCCAGCCGCCGAGCCTCCGAACTTGAAGCCATGATCCTCCGCGAAGACCCCGAAACCATCGGAGCCTTTATCGGCGAACCGGTTCTCGGCACCGGCGGCCTCGTCCCGCCACCCGCAGGCTACTGGGCGGCTATTCAGGCCGTATTGAAGAAGTACGAAATCCTGCTCATCGCCGACGAAGTCATCACCGGCTTCGGCCGCACCGGTCGCATGTTTGGATCGCAGCTATACGACATCCAGCCCGACCTCATCACCATCGCCAAAGGCCTCACCTCGGCCTACGCGCCTCTCAGCGGAGTCATCCTCGGCGAGCGTGTCTACAATGCCCTGGAAGCAGGTTCAGCCGAGGCCGGAGTCTTCTCCCACGGCTACACCTACACCGGCCATCCCATCTCCGTGGCAGCAGCCAACGCCAACCTCGATATCCTCGAACGCGAAAACCTGACCCAGAACGCAGCCGAAGTAGGCGACTACATGCTATCCGCGCTGCACAACGCCTTCGACGGCCTGCCCATCACCGGCGAAGTACGCGGCGTAGGCCTCATGCTGGCAGTAGAATTCGTGGCCGATCCCGCAACAAAGCAGCGCCTCAATCCAGAACACAAAGTCGCCTACCGCATCTCCACATTGGCCCGCGAAAACGGCCTCATTACGCGAGCCATGCCCCAAAGCGAAGCGCTGGGTTTCGCGCCGCCATTAGTGCTGACCCGAGCCGAAGCCGACCAGATCGTAGACATCGCCGCAGCCTCCACCCGGCAGGTCATCGAAGAGCTGACGAATGAAGGCAAGCTGGCCTGA
- a CDS encoding VWA domain-containing protein: protein MKSNFLKTSHLFITLAGVVLVVRLGVAVPSFAAQVAPQALLPLEASTDSSLLSADTREDSPYSEGTRAIHESRWADAESIFGKIAEQHGEHSEGALYWKAYAQNKQGHAESALKTCADLRQGYPGSQWIKECNALQMEIQSGKDQPVQTGDAQDENSKLHAIDALMDKDQAQALAEIQSVLNSDQPEQFKERALFLLAESNSTRAKQMLVDASNSSANPALQARARKILATIQGQQAANAQMKHSIGVDVRVIDQNGKPVAGLTANDFTLLDENQPRKISSLAPATPMPSRDFDPTVQTIILIDTVNTSLTEVSYVRQELVKYLRSNNGKLDRQISILLLNGNGVQTISGVTRNGNALATAVENADATLHPFLRSQGFYGDVDRIQFSLTALTTIAGQELRQPGRKMLLWLSPGWPLLPWSNSTPSTLQLQTLFNEVVTMSTDLRLARISLYSMDPNRITGGNSLQWNRYKDYLKPAVSSSRAEFGNLALQVLAAQSGGRVFNYSPQYLGPEIADCLKDADAPYYTIHFEAPAPEHKDEFRSIKITVNRPGMTVLTNAGYYNEP from the coding sequence ATGAAAAGCAACTTTCTCAAGACTTCGCATCTCTTCATAACACTGGCCGGGGTCGTTCTCGTTGTGAGGCTGGGCGTGGCTGTTCCATCCTTTGCGGCACAGGTTGCTCCGCAGGCGCTTTTGCCTTTGGAGGCGAGCACGGACAGCAGCCTGCTCTCTGCGGATACCAGGGAGGACAGCCCGTATTCGGAGGGTACACGGGCCATTCATGAGAGCCGGTGGGCAGACGCGGAATCGATCTTTGGCAAGATTGCCGAGCAGCATGGCGAGCATAGTGAGGGAGCGCTCTACTGGAAGGCATACGCGCAGAATAAGCAGGGCCACGCCGAGAGCGCATTGAAGACCTGCGCCGATCTGCGGCAGGGCTATCCAGGCAGCCAATGGATAAAGGAATGCAATGCACTGCAGATGGAGATCCAGAGCGGAAAGGATCAGCCGGTTCAGACGGGCGATGCGCAGGACGAAAACTCGAAACTGCATGCGATCGATGCGCTGATGGATAAGGATCAGGCGCAGGCGCTGGCCGAGATTCAATCGGTACTGAACAGCGATCAGCCGGAGCAATTCAAGGAGCGGGCGCTTTTCCTGCTGGCGGAGAGCAACTCCACACGTGCGAAACAGATGCTTGTGGATGCGAGTAATTCATCCGCCAATCCTGCACTGCAGGCTCGCGCTCGCAAGATTCTCGCTACCATTCAAGGGCAGCAGGCAGCGAATGCCCAGATGAAGCACAGCATTGGCGTCGATGTACGGGTGATCGATCAGAACGGCAAGCCTGTAGCCGGGTTGACGGCGAATGATTTCACCCTGCTGGATGAGAATCAGCCGCGAAAGATTTCGTCCCTGGCACCGGCTACGCCGATGCCCAGCCGCGATTTCGATCCGACCGTCCAGACAATCATTCTGATCGACACGGTCAATACTTCTCTGACAGAGGTCTCGTATGTTCGCCAGGAGCTTGTGAAGTATCTGCGCTCGAACAATGGCAAGCTGGATCGGCAGATCTCTATCCTGCTGCTGAATGGCAACGGAGTTCAGACCATCAGTGGGGTGACGCGCAATGGAAATGCTTTGGCAACGGCAGTGGAGAATGCCGACGCGACGCTTCACCCATTTCTCCGCTCGCAGGGCTTCTATGGCGATGTCGATCGTATCCAGTTCTCGCTGACTGCCCTCACCACAATTGCAGGGCAGGAGCTCCGACAGCCGGGACGCAAAATGCTGCTGTGGCTCAGCCCTGGCTGGCCGCTGCTTCCATGGTCGAACAGTACGCCTTCGACGCTGCAGCTACAGACGCTCTTCAACGAGGTTGTCACCATGTCGACGGACCTGCGCCTGGCTCGCATTAGCCTCTACAGCATGGATCCGAATCGCATTACCGGCGGGAACTCTCTGCAGTGGAACCGGTACAAGGACTATCTGAAGCCGGCTGTGTCCTCAAGCCGCGCGGAGTTTGGCAATCTTGCATTGCAGGTGCTTGCGGCGCAAAGTGGCGGACGTGTTTTCAATTACAGCCCTCAGTATCTGGGGCCGGAAATTGCAGATTGCCTGAAGGATGCCGATGCGCCTTATTACACAATTCATTTCGAGGCACCCGCGCCGGAGCACAAGGACGAGTTCCGCAGCATCAAGATTACGGTGAATCGTCCGGGCATGACTGTTCTGACCAACGCCGGGTACTACAACGAGCCCTGA
- a CDS encoding RNA polymerase sigma factor → MGASDKSVIRAVLNGDTAAYRALVVEHSAMVFRVAYRITQNEADADEVVQEAFFRGYQKLASFHQDAAFGSWIYRIAVNCAYDLTNRYRTEVGRDRSQRVDGDGNSTGPGDELVDTAADPERLLLSSEMGAQQMFALHSLTPLERAAFLLRHVEEQSTTEIAAALNIAPNAAKQAVFRAVQKLRRRLASANTSKRRHHRGRGIHESS, encoded by the coding sequence ATGGGTGCCAGCGACAAAAGCGTGATCCGTGCGGTGCTGAATGGAGACACGGCGGCTTACAGGGCGCTGGTGGTCGAGCACAGCGCAATGGTGTTTCGCGTGGCTTATCGCATTACGCAGAATGAGGCGGATGCGGATGAAGTCGTTCAGGAAGCGTTTTTTCGCGGCTATCAGAAGCTGGCTTCGTTTCATCAGGATGCGGCTTTTGGCAGTTGGATTTATCGCATTGCTGTGAACTGCGCTTACGACCTGACGAATCGCTACAGGACGGAGGTTGGACGCGATCGTTCGCAGCGAGTGGATGGGGATGGAAATTCTACGGGGCCGGGGGATGAGTTAGTTGATACCGCGGCCGATCCGGAGCGGTTGCTGTTGAGCAGTGAGATGGGCGCGCAACAGATGTTTGCCCTGCACTCGCTTACTCCGCTGGAGCGGGCTGCCTTTCTGCTGCGGCACGTCGAGGAGCAATCCACTACGGAAATTGCAGCAGCTCTCAACATCGCGCCGAATGCGGCGAAACAAGCGGTCTTTCGTGCGGTGCAGAAGCTACGCCGCAGACTGGCATCGGCGAATACTTCAAAGCGTCGTCATCATCGGGGCAGGGGAATACATGAATCATCTTAG
- the pncA gene encoding bifunctional nicotinamidase/pyrazinamidase has protein sequence MEKMAISDKDTLLVIDVQRDFCAAGALAIPDGDAVVPIVNQLAQHFRHVILTQDWHTPGHHSFAASHVHRHPYETIQAPYGEQTLWPDHCVQGTPGADFHPDLDIPHAELILRKGFRPNIDSYSAFLENDKTTPTGLAGYLRERGFQRIFLVGLAYDYCVRFSAVDAVRAGFSAFVIEDACRAVGLPGSVEATGQEFAELGVKRIQATDIQPCLESNFSSAGLS, from the coding sequence ATGGAAAAGATGGCCATTTCGGATAAAGACACCCTGCTCGTAATCGATGTTCAACGCGACTTCTGCGCCGCAGGAGCCCTGGCAATCCCCGACGGGGACGCGGTAGTTCCAATCGTCAACCAGCTCGCGCAACACTTCCGGCACGTCATCCTCACCCAGGACTGGCACACCCCAGGCCATCACTCCTTTGCGGCCTCACACGTGCACAGGCATCCCTACGAAACCATCCAGGCTCCGTATGGCGAACAAACCCTCTGGCCTGACCACTGCGTCCAGGGAACCCCCGGCGCGGACTTCCATCCCGATCTCGACATTCCCCACGCCGAACTCATCCTCCGCAAAGGCTTTCGTCCCAACATCGACTCCTACTCCGCCTTCCTCGAAAACGACAAGACCACGCCCACCGGCCTTGCCGGCTATCTCCGCGAACGAGGCTTTCAGCGCATCTTCCTCGTCGGCCTTGCCTATGACTACTGCGTCCGCTTCTCCGCCGTCGATGCAGTCCGCGCAGGCTTCTCTGCGTTCGTCATTGAAGATGCCTGCCGCGCCGTCGGCCTTCCCGGTTCCGTCGAGGCCACCGGCCAGGAATTCGCAGAACTCGGCGTCAAGCGCATCCAGGCGACCGATATCCAACCTTGTCTTGAATCGAATTTCTCCAGCGCGGGTCTATCATAG
- a CDS encoding Bax inhibitor-1/YccA family protein, with product MPQLMRTSNPALSDSAFRGQPNRGAQAIPYGTQGQYGERFGRGGGFSDITSRMTLNGTINKTGILLVCAIATAGWTWHLFMQSGNPADVGPWLFGGLIGGFICALITIFKKEWSPVTAPAYALLEGLALGGISAMYNVQSSGIAIQAVGLTFGTLFVLLLAYRSGLIKVTEKFRLGIIAATGGVAVFYLLEMVLGIFGIHFTSINGSGVIGIGFSLIVVCIAALNLVLDFDFIEKGVQYGAPKYMEWYGAFGIMVTLVWLYLEMLRLLSKVSRRN from the coding sequence ATGCCGCAACTCATGAGAACGTCCAATCCAGCACTGAGCGACAGCGCCTTCCGCGGACAACCAAACCGCGGCGCACAGGCCATTCCGTATGGAACGCAAGGTCAATACGGCGAGCGCTTTGGCCGTGGTGGAGGTTTCAGCGACATCACCTCGCGCATGACGCTCAACGGCACCATCAACAAAACCGGCATCCTGCTCGTATGCGCCATCGCTACCGCCGGCTGGACCTGGCATCTCTTCATGCAGTCCGGCAACCCGGCAGATGTAGGGCCCTGGCTCTTCGGGGGTCTGATCGGCGGCTTCATCTGCGCCTTGATCACCATCTTCAAAAAAGAGTGGTCGCCCGTCACCGCGCCTGCCTATGCGCTCCTTGAAGGTCTCGCCCTCGGCGGCATCTCTGCGATGTATAACGTGCAGTCCTCGGGCATCGCGATCCAGGCCGTCGGCCTCACCTTCGGCACGCTCTTCGTCCTGCTTCTCGCCTATCGCTCCGGCCTGATCAAGGTCACCGAAAAGTTCCGCCTCGGCATCATCGCAGCCACCGGCGGAGTCGCAGTCTTCTACCTGCTTGAGATGGTGCTCGGCATCTTCGGCATCCACTTCACATCCATCAACGGCTCCGGCGTCATCGGCATCGGATTCAGCCTGATCGTCGTCTGCATCGCCGCTCTCAATCTCGTCCTCGACTTCGACTTCATTGAAAAAGGCGTGCAATACGGCGCCCCCAAATACATGGAGTGGTACGGCGCCTTCGGCATCATGGTCACGCTGGTCTGGCTGTATCTGGAAATGCTTCGCCTATTAAGCAAAGTAAGCCGCAGAAACTAA
- a CDS encoding PadR family transcriptional regulator codes for MSTKADRIELLQGTLDLLVLRTLVLCPLHGHAIAKAIERNSEDVLLVEQGSLYPALHRLIKRGWISAQDGISENNRRAKYYKLTAKGKKQLIVETGKWEKLTQAIAQILRPAE; via the coding sequence ATGTCTACCAAAGCTGACCGTATAGAGCTCTTACAGGGCACACTGGATCTTCTCGTCCTCCGCACGCTTGTTCTCTGCCCGCTGCACGGTCATGCCATCGCGAAAGCCATCGAACGCAACTCCGAAGATGTCCTTCTTGTCGAGCAGGGTTCGCTCTACCCCGCGCTGCATCGGCTTATCAAACGGGGCTGGATCAGCGCACAGGACGGAATATCGGAAAACAATCGTCGTGCCAAGTATTACAAGCTCACAGCCAAAGGCAAAAAGCAGCTCATTGTAGAGACCGGCAAGTGGGAAAAACTCACCCAGGCAATTGCGCAAATCCTCCGCCCCGCGGAGTAA
- a CDS encoding ABC transporter permease yields MDGDRHLNELDQEIRDHIDFEVQENLARGMTPEQARTAASRKFGNVSAIREETYTVWHRVWLQQALQDIRYALRQLSLAPVFTVTVMLTLGLGIGATTAIFSLVHAVMLRSLPVVDPSHLYRIGSGNDCCSTGALQGNWQVFSYSLYKQIEAAAPQFDNVAAFQGNAGVLSVRDSTSISQARPLLGEYVSGNYFQTFGLQAFAGRLITKADDQQNATPVAVLSYRSWQQNYNSSPSVIGATFNIETHPFTIIGIAPPGFFGETLSSTPTEIWVPLQTEFLTDGKDAFNLIPSQAWLHLIGHLRPGASIGGVSDALTATLQHWLITDADLPPQNRPRSAEQLTRQTIQITPGGSGIGTMRDAYQDSLRLLFALCLAVLLIACANIANLLLVRGIARRGQIALQLALGASRLRILRQALTESSVLALLGGIAGIGLSWLGAKLVIAVAFRHSTSVPIDVRPSLPVLGFCLGLSLLTGLLFGTVPAWLSSATDPIQSLRGANRATHKSAALPQKLLIVFQSALSVVLIAVASMLTHSILNLQNQDLGFATANRLSIQMEPPLADYTLDQLSLRYRDLRARLAQLPGVHNASLALDGPVIGGWQEAVVKPGEGMPRLDGSENTMWNRVSPGYFETIGLPILQGRGILDSDRADTRGVVVVNQAFVKKFLSGQPPIGKYFGFHLPAYSNAFEIVGVVADAKSGDLSKPPPPMAFGALAQHIIYTEEILQADDKWDHFINEAQLYYSGDLGTLEPRIREAFRLVDPNFAIIDIQPVQQLVDTQFDQQRAVAQLSGLFGILALVLASIGLYGVTAYTVARRTSEIGIRMAVGANRTNIAALIFRGAFTQVTIGLILGIPLAILFGKLLANRLYQVSILDPTALLIAIGTLILGATVASMIPARRAASTNLIQTLRAD; encoded by the coding sequence ATGGACGGAGATCGGCATCTCAACGAGCTGGACCAGGAAATTCGCGACCATATAGATTTCGAAGTCCAGGAAAATCTTGCACGGGGTATGACTCCCGAGCAGGCCCGCACAGCCGCCTCACGAAAATTCGGCAATGTTTCCGCAATCCGTGAAGAAACATACACCGTCTGGCATCGTGTCTGGCTGCAACAGGCTCTTCAGGATATCCGTTACGCACTCCGCCAGCTTAGTCTTGCTCCTGTCTTCACCGTCACCGTCATGCTCACGCTCGGGCTCGGTATCGGAGCAACCACAGCTATCTTTTCGCTGGTTCATGCCGTCATGTTGAGATCGCTTCCAGTCGTCGATCCATCCCATCTCTATCGCATCGGCTCTGGTAATGACTGTTGTTCGACGGGGGCGCTTCAAGGCAACTGGCAGGTCTTTTCCTACTCCCTATACAAACAAATCGAAGCAGCCGCGCCGCAATTCGACAACGTTGCCGCATTTCAAGGCAATGCAGGCGTTCTCAGCGTGCGCGACAGTACTTCCATCTCGCAAGCGCGGCCGCTCCTCGGCGAGTATGTCAGCGGCAACTACTTCCAGACCTTCGGCTTGCAAGCCTTCGCCGGTCGTTTGATTACCAAAGCAGACGATCAGCAGAACGCCACGCCGGTAGCTGTACTCAGCTACCGCTCCTGGCAGCAAAACTACAACTCCAGCCCATCCGTCATCGGAGCGACCTTTAACATTGAGACCCATCCCTTCACCATCATCGGCATAGCACCTCCCGGCTTTTTTGGCGAAACCCTCAGCAGCACACCTACCGAGATATGGGTTCCTCTTCAGACAGAATTTCTCACCGACGGCAAGGATGCCTTCAACCTCATTCCATCGCAGGCATGGCTCCATCTCATCGGGCATCTGCGCCCCGGCGCAAGCATCGGCGGCGTATCCGATGCACTCACTGCAACCCTTCAGCATTGGCTCATTACAGACGCCGATCTTCCACCCCAAAATCGCCCGCGATCCGCAGAGCAACTCACCCGCCAGACCATCCAGATCACGCCCGGCGGCTCCGGCATCGGAACCATGCGCGACGCCTATCAGGACAGCTTGCGGCTACTCTTCGCTCTGTGCCTCGCAGTCCTGCTGATTGCCTGTGCGAACATCGCAAATCTTCTTCTTGTCAGGGGAATCGCGCGTCGCGGCCAGATAGCTCTGCAACTCGCTTTGGGAGCATCGCGTCTGCGCATCCTGCGCCAGGCGCTTACCGAGAGCTCGGTCCTCGCGCTCCTTGGCGGCATCGCTGGCATCGGCCTGTCATGGCTTGGCGCAAAGCTGGTTATAGCCGTGGCCTTTCGTCACTCAACCAGCGTTCCTATCGACGTACGCCCATCCCTGCCTGTACTCGGCTTTTGCCTCGGCTTGTCCCTGCTCACTGGCCTTCTTTTCGGCACTGTGCCAGCATGGCTATCCTCGGCCACGGATCCAATCCAATCCCTTCGCGGAGCCAACCGCGCCACCCACAAAAGCGCCGCACTCCCGCAAAAACTACTCATCGTCTTTCAGTCCGCGCTTTCCGTCGTACTCATCGCCGTAGCAAGTATGCTCACCCACAGCATCCTCAATCTCCAGAATCAGGATCTCGGCTTTGCCACAGCAAACCGCCTCAGTATCCAGATGGAGCCGCCACTCGCGGACTATACTCTCGATCAGCTCAGCCTCCGCTACCGCGACCTGCGAGCTCGCCTCGCGCAACTTCCCGGAGTCCACAACGCCAGTCTTGCACTCGACGGCCCCGTTATAGGCGGCTGGCAAGAAGCAGTCGTCAAACCCGGCGAAGGAATGCCCCGCCTCGATGGATCCGAAAACACCATGTGGAATCGTGTAAGTCCTGGCTACTTCGAAACCATCGGCCTTCCTATTCTCCAGGGCCGAGGCATCCTCGATTCAGATCGTGCCGACACTCGCGGCGTAGTGGTCGTCAACCAGGCCTTCGTCAAAAAGTTCCTCAGCGGCCAGCCCCCTATCGGCAAATACTTCGGCTTTCATCTGCCCGCCTACAGCAATGCGTTTGAAATCGTAGGAGTAGTAGCTGACGCCAAGTCCGGAGACTTAAGCAAGCCGCCACCGCCCATGGCCTTTGGAGCCCTTGCCCAGCACATAATCTATACAGAAGAAATCCTCCAGGCCGATGACAAATGGGATCACTTCATTAACGAAGCACAGCTCTACTACTCCGGCGATCTCGGTACGCTTGAGCCTCGTATTCGTGAAGCCTTCCGGCTCGTCGATCCCAACTTCGCAATCATCGACATTCAGCCTGTACAGCAGCTCGTCGACACGCAGTTTGACCAGCAGCGAGCCGTTGCTCAGCTCAGCGGACTCTTCGGTATCCTAGCTCTCGTTCTCGCCTCCATCGGCCTCTACGGAGTAACCGCCTATACCGTAGCCCGCCGCACTAGCGAAATCGGTATACGCATGGCTGTCGGCGCCAACCGCACCAACATAGCCGCACTCATCTTTCGAGGAGCATTCACACAGGTTACGATCGGCCTCATTCTAGGTATTCCCCTGGCCATTCTCTTTGGAAAACTGCTTGCCAACCGCCTTTACCAGGTCAGCATCCTGGACCCCACAGCTCTCCTCATAGCCATCGGCACACTGATTCTGGGAGCAACTGTAGCGAGCATGATTCCAGCCCGTCGCGCCGCCTCCACCAATCTCATCCAAACCCTGCGCGCTGACTAG